One Thermodesulfobacteriota bacterium DNA segment encodes these proteins:
- the chrA gene encoding chromate efflux transporter codes for MSPNPSHSKNHEPDTSTHSVTFGEALRVWVRVAVHSFGGPAGQIAVMHRILVEEKRWISESRFLHALNYCMLLPGPEAQQLATYIGWLLHKTRGGLTAGTLFVLPGFISIMALSILYAEFQDTTFVEALFFGLKPAVMAVVVEAVIRIGKRALRNNVMVALAGLAFAAIFFFNVPFPLIVLGAGLTGFIGGKIREDVFYVIRGHGSQSGGQTGDEDGFVITDGVAGHTQPSLSRALKVIAVWLPLWLGPVAALIIFLGMESVFVKEGVFFSKAAVVTFGGAYAVLAYIAQEAVNTYGWLKPGEMLDGLGMAETTPGPLIMVLQFVGFMGAYRNPGGLDPLLAGVLGSVLTTWVTFVPCFLWIFLGAPYIEYLRGRKSLSCALSAITAAVVGVIFNLAVWFSLHTLFGSVDEINISGIRLLVPDLKTINIVSTLIAVGAFLLLFRFKFGMLRTLAVSAAAGIIYQLIIRS; via the coding sequence ATGAGCCCGAACCCCAGCCATTCGAAAAATCACGAACCCGATACATCAACTCACTCCGTCACATTCGGAGAAGCGCTGCGCGTCTGGGTCAGGGTAGCCGTCCATAGCTTCGGCGGGCCGGCCGGTCAGATCGCAGTGATGCACCGCATACTCGTCGAGGAAAAGAGGTGGATAAGCGAAAGCAGGTTCCTCCACGCGCTCAACTACTGCATGCTGCTTCCGGGCCCCGAAGCCCAGCAGCTCGCAACCTACATCGGATGGCTCCTACACAAGACCCGCGGCGGCCTGACGGCCGGGACACTCTTCGTCCTTCCCGGATTTATCTCCATCATGGCATTGAGCATCCTCTACGCCGAATTTCAGGACACGACTTTCGTCGAAGCGCTCTTCTTCGGACTCAAGCCCGCGGTGATGGCCGTGGTTGTCGAGGCCGTGATACGCATAGGAAAACGCGCGCTCAGGAATAACGTTATGGTCGCCCTCGCGGGACTGGCCTTCGCCGCCATATTTTTCTTCAACGTGCCCTTCCCCCTGATCGTACTCGGCGCGGGTCTGACAGGATTCATAGGAGGGAAGATCCGTGAAGATGTATTTTACGTCATCAGGGGGCACGGCTCTCAGAGCGGGGGACAAACGGGAGATGAGGACGGTTTCGTCATCACTGACGGAGTCGCGGGTCATACGCAACCCTCGCTCTCGCGCGCTTTGAAAGTAATCGCCGTATGGCTGCCCCTGTGGCTCGGTCCTGTCGCGGCCCTGATAATTTTTCTCGGCATGGAGAGCGTCTTCGTGAAAGAGGGCGTCTTCTTCAGCAAGGCCGCGGTCGTGACCTTCGGCGGCGCATACGCCGTGCTCGCTTACATAGCCCAGGAAGCTGTAAACACGTACGGATGGCTGAAGCCGGGCGAGATGCTCGACGGACTCGGGATGGCCGAGACGACTCCCGGCCCCTTGATCATGGTGCTGCAGTTCGTGGGGTTCATGGGCGCATACCGGAACCCGGGCGGACTCGACCCCTTGCTCGCCGGCGTGCTCGGCTCCGTACTGACCACCTGGGTTACGTTCGTCCCGTGTTTCCTGTGGATTTTCCTCGGCGCTCCCTACATCGAATATCTCAGGGGAAGGAAATCGCTAAGCTGCGCGCTCTCGGCGATCACGGCCGCCGTAGTGGGAGTCATTTTCAACCTCGCGGTGTGGTTTTCCCTGCACACGCTCTTCGGCAGCGTCGACGAGATAAATATCTCCGGGATAAGGCTTCTCGTCCCCGATTTGAAAACTATCAATATCGTTTCGACGCTGATAGCGGTCGGAGCCTTCCTGCTCCTCTTCCGTTTCAAATTCGGGATGCTTAGGACGCTCGCGGTCAGCGCCGCGGCGGGGATCATATACCAGCTGATAATAAGGAGTTGA
- a CDS encoding ornithine cyclodeaminase family protein: MVLFLGEEDIRQILTMSDAIKVLEETFRQQGLGNIINQPRQRVRTDVSMLHYLAGALPHLGVMGYKAYTSSKAGIKFRVFLHDMETGELLSIMDGNYMGMMRTGAVSGVATKYMARDDVSRACIYGAGWQARGQLLAVCAVRNVKRISVYSRNAGQREAFSKEMEKQLRIPVAPVASAEEAARDADCVITATSSFEPVFRGEWLAKGTHINAIGGNFLFKRELDERAVRAADIIVVESLEQTKIEAGEFLPLIEKGTLRWSRVAELGDVVAGKAKGRTRDEDVTLFKSLGIAVEDMAVAAHVYKVAKGAGMGVKLDMPSN; encoded by the coding sequence ATGGTTTTATTCCTTGGAGAGGAGGACATAAGGCAGATCCTCACCATGTCCGACGCCATCAAGGTGCTTGAGGAAACGTTCAGGCAGCAGGGGCTCGGAAACATTATAAATCAGCCGAGGCAGAGGGTAAGGACCGACGTGAGCATGCTCCATTACCTGGCGGGGGCGCTACCCCATCTGGGCGTCATGGGCTACAAGGCCTATACCTCCTCGAAGGCGGGCATCAAGTTCAGGGTGTTCCTGCACGATATGGAGACTGGGGAGCTGCTGTCCATAATGGACGGGAACTACATGGGCATGATGAGGACGGGGGCGGTGTCGGGCGTGGCTACGAAGTACATGGCCAGGGACGACGTGAGCCGCGCCTGCATATACGGGGCGGGATGGCAGGCGAGGGGGCAGCTCCTCGCTGTGTGCGCCGTAAGGAATGTGAAGAGGATAAGCGTGTACAGCAGGAACGCCGGACAGAGGGAGGCGTTCTCTAAAGAAATGGAGAAGCAGCTCCGGATACCGGTCGCGCCTGTCGCGTCGGCTGAAGAAGCCGCAAGGGACGCCGACTGCGTAATCACCGCGACGTCGTCGTTCGAGCCTGTGTTCAGGGGGGAATGGCTCGCGAAGGGGACGCACATAAACGCGATAGGCGGGAATTTCCTCTTCAAGAGAGAGCTCGACGAGAGGGCGGTCAGGGCGGCGGATATAATAGTGGTCGAGTCGCTCGAGCAGACGAAGATAGAGGCGGGAGAGTTCCTGCCGCTCATTGAAAAAGGGACGCTAAGGTGGTCCCGCGTCGCCGAGCTCGGCGACGTGGTCGCGGGGAAGGCGAAGGGGAGGACGAGGGACGAGGACGTCACCCTCTTCAAGTCGCTCGGCATAGCGGTCGAGGACATGGCGGTAGCCGCGCACGTGTACAAGGTCGCGAAAGGTGCGGGAATGGGCGTGAAGCTCGATATGCCTTCTAATTGA